Proteins from a genomic interval of Acidimicrobiia bacterium:
- a CDS encoding SpoIID/LytB domain-containing protein, whose protein sequence is MKQRGNRVSTRRGALLLVVALMANVLTASPAVADTNYVVVAGDTLSAIAEEFAITLNDLLDANGLTLESIIYIGQVLTIPGVDLGDYITDYGDVVVEGRGWGHGRGMGQYGSLGYAIDEGWNSGQILDHFYGNTTAETLDPQDIGVRLRAHDGDSTTVYVENAILVVGDQDGNWIELADQAVQITLEGNVDRYSIAVGPDCAGPFTDAGFHIESPIVRVRSAEYVVPATTTTTSTTTSTTTTTTEPPATTTTVAPDPVLTVINTDDAALDVTLQACESSSSATWYRGEMRAARYEGNQRTVNWLPVEQYLRGVVPREMPASWAEEGEGAGIAALEVQSVAARSYSLAENRYTYAKTCDTTACQVYEGRESRGSGWQSSNEDTRSDSAIAATAGLVRMFGDEIARTEFSSSTGGHTITGVFPGVPDDGDDVYNNPVARWSETLTLSDVLAAYSINDLYEAVVVTRDGNGDDGGRVDELELRTRSGQVVTVSGYDFQWQFGMKSKWYNLEYGPPDASVAFPADRYDEYRVTAGYTDEEMVGLQSAADHFETTPEELQLTSVGVLAFLLALGGDELAIEPMEVPPATDGTNMVKSAYFASNGAQGALESVAEPFGLTGAQAQKFATSVIVFLVALAQAG, encoded by the coding sequence ATGAAACAGAGAGGTAACCGGGTGTCTACGCGCCGTGGTGCGCTGCTGTTGGTGGTCGCCCTCATGGCCAATGTTTTAACCGCTTCTCCGGCTGTGGCAGATACAAATTATGTAGTGGTAGCGGGTGACACCTTGTCGGCGATAGCCGAAGAGTTTGCTATTACCCTCAACGATCTTCTCGACGCCAATGGTTTGACCTTGGAAAGCATCATCTATATCGGTCAAGTACTGACCATTCCCGGGGTGGATTTAGGTGACTACATCACCGACTACGGCGATGTAGTTGTCGAAGGCAGAGGCTGGGGCCACGGCCGCGGCATGGGCCAATACGGTTCGCTGGGCTACGCCATAGATGAAGGCTGGAATAGCGGCCAAATACTTGACCACTTCTATGGAAACACCACCGCAGAGACTTTGGACCCCCAAGACATCGGCGTACGCCTGCGCGCTCATGATGGTGATTCCACCACCGTTTATGTAGAAAACGCCATCTTGGTGGTGGGCGATCAAGACGGCAACTGGATTGAACTCGCCGACCAAGCAGTGCAAATAACCTTGGAAGGCAACGTTGATCGCTACAGCATCGCCGTGGGCCCCGACTGTGCCGGGCCGTTTACCGACGCTGGTTTCCACATAGAGAGCCCCATCGTGCGAGTGCGTTCGGCTGAATACGTGGTGCCAGCAACGACCACTACGACCTCAACAACTACTTCAACGACCACCACAACCACGGAGCCGCCGGCTACTACTACCACCGTGGCTCCTGACCCCGTGCTCACGGTGATCAACACCGACGATGCCGCTTTAGACGTGACCTTGCAGGCTTGCGAAAGCAGCAGTTCGGCCACCTGGTATCGCGGCGAAATGCGGGCCGCCCGCTACGAAGGAAACCAACGCACCGTCAACTGGCTACCCGTAGAGCAATACCTGCGCGGCGTAGTGCCACGAGAAATGCCCGCCAGTTGGGCCGAAGAAGGCGAAGGCGCCGGCATCGCTGCTCTTGAGGTGCAATCAGTAGCCGCTCGGTCGTATTCACTGGCCGAAAACCGCTATACCTACGCCAAAACCTGCGATACCACAGCCTGCCAAGTCTACGAAGGCCGAGAAAGCCGGGGGAGTGGCTGGCAAAGCAGCAACGAAGACACCCGCTCAGATAGTGCCATAGCGGCCACCGCTGGGCTAGTGCGCATGTTCGGCGACGAGATTGCTCGTACCGAGTTCTCTTCGTCTACCGGCGGCCACACCATTACCGGGGTATTCCCGGGGGTGCCCGACGATGGTGACGATGTCTACAACAACCCAGTCGCTCGGTGGAGTGAAACTCTAACTTTGTCCGACGTGCTCGCCGCCTACAGCATCAACGACCTCTACGAAGCAGTGGTAGTAACCCGAGATGGCAACGGTGACGATGGCGGCCGAGTAGACGAACTTGAACTTCGTACTCGCTCTGGTCAGGTAGTGACGGTAAGTGGCTACGACTTCCAATGGCAGTTCGGCATGAAATCGAAGTGGTACAACCTTGAATATGGGCCGCCCGATGCCAGTGTTGCTTTTCCCGCTGACCGCTATGACGAATATCGAGTAACCGCTGGCTACACCGACGAAGAAATGGTAGGCCTGCAGTCAGCAGCCGACCATTTTGAAACCACACCAGAAGAACTCCAACTCACCTCAGTGGGGGTACTGGCCTTTTTGCTGGCTTTAGGTGGGGATGAATTGGCGATAGAGCCCATGGAGGTTCCACCAGCAACTGATGGCACCAACATGGTGAAGTCGGCTTATTTTGCTTCAAACGGTGCGCAAGGAGCATTGGAATCAGTAGCTGAACCCTTTGGTTTAACCGGTGCCCAAGCACAAAAGTTCGCCACCTCGGTCATCGTGTTCTTGGTGGCCTTGGCCCAGGCGGGCTAA